In the genome of Cryptococcus neoformans var. neoformans B-3501A chromosome 5, whole genome shotgun sequence, the window ATcatgtctttttctttgttgTCAGCGGTTGGGGGGGATATGATAGCACAACAGGAGCTTCGCACGCTTATACCCAAGTCTTGTCTGAGCCCTTAACTGGGTGTCCGGAGGCTGAGGGGAGCCATCATTTCTTTTCTGGTTGTTGATGGCGAGTTGAAGTTGTTGTAGAGAATTATGCATGGTCTCTTTACGCTACATATTATCATTTACTTTTCTCGCTTCTCAGACCCCATCTTGTTCAGACTGACCTGGAATCGATAATCATACAGGGCTAAGTGCAGTAGATGGACTACTGAATTGCAGTGAGTCACAATCCAAGAATATACAAATAATGTATGAGATTTTGCCTTGTTTTATCTATTGCCTGCAGTACCCAATATCTAGACAACCTagaccgaagaagaagaaatatATCTTTGCTTACACACTCCCATCTTGACAACTTCGCTCTTCCCGAGACTGTAAATCTTTACTGTTACCATCCCCAGCACTTtgcctcatcctttcctccatATCTTCCCGATCCGCAGCTtgcatcctcttcattgcCGCTTCTCCCAGTTCCGCAAAGGTTTTACCGCACATGCACCAAGTCTTCATATTTGGCGGGGAGGAAATGATGGAGTCGATATTGTCGGTTGAACGATGACATTTTTCATAGGTTGGTAAAGAAAGGGCGTCAGACAGACAGTGACACTATAAAAAGTTGTTATAAGCCCGTAATGTTTTTCATCCAAATCAGAGAGGGCAAATTGTGGCTTACGCTCGGCAGATGGATCGGCACTCGGACACTCATCATTCGAAGTTCTCCGGGTCCCTTGATCCTCTCCCCCTTGACTGATTCGCCATGGATAGAATAGTATATCTTCAATAACAACTCATGTGTCACTCTTATAGGTGTTATCGTTCTATCATTGCCCACGAACCTCATTAGCTTCTTGGTACGCAACATCCATCAGACACTTCAACTTACCCGTCATGAGTTGATGGCCGGATTTTGTCATGGTTCGGTATCCTAGCTACGGCTCTTACACTCCATCCGTGGTCCTGTCCATCCAAACCCCCATGTCCGCCGGCTAGATAACCTCTCCAAAGAGATTCGCACTCCGGCCCTGGGTATTTTTCTCCCGCCTTGTGCTGGCGTCCGATTTGATATAAGACGTGGTGCGTTGCAGCTTCGGGTAAATGGGGATGTTGGTTAGGAGTGCGTGGGGAAGTGAAAGTGTATGTCTGAGAAAGGACgagacggaggaggaaaatgGTAGTTGATGGAGTAGGTGTGGGAATGTTCattgaaagaaggatgacgGAGGAAATGGACAACTGgtggaaggaaaaaagtcAGCCAGGGGCGGATGGTACATGTGATGATGATTCAACTTACCGCTTCAGCATTCGCAGAAAACCTCCAGCTCCCTAGTCCTTCGACGAACCCTTCTTTGCGGACGTCAAGGGGTATCTCTCCACCAGTCAACGGATCCACAGCGTGGACCAACAATTCCCTCGAAGCACAAAGATCACCCTTCATCCAGTCATCTTTATCCGCCTTCCCGTGTCCTCTGCTTGCAGATGAAGTAGACGAAAAGCTCCGTCGACCGCggccctcttcctctgaaCTTAGAGAAAGCGTTGGGATACtcgtcgaagaagaggatgagagaatACTAGATGAGTGTCGACGAGTGGTATATAATCCTCCCATAGGCGGCGAGTTACCACCAATGGTGATAGCACATGTGCCGTCATCCCCTCCTAGAGGAAAACTCCGCATGGCTGGGACATTATCCCTACTCTCACTTCTCTCTCGGCGAGAAACAGAGGCACTGCGTGACCGGCTTTCAGCAGCCAACTTGTCCGACCGGCCGATAACTCGTTCAAAGTCACCAACATAGGGAATGTCGGGGTCAAGGGTCGAAGGGGTGGAGACGGCTTTAAAGAtcgaagagaaggaagatgtgTGAGCTATACCTCGAACAGTGGCAGTGATGATGTAAGTTAGTCGCCCGAAAGGGTGATAATCACTAGTTGCTAGTGTTGCTGGTAGCAGGATTGAGAAGCTGAACCTGTCCAGGTTATGAATCTCAGTCACTCTTTGTATTGATAGCGCAAGAAGAACTCTTAACTCACGACTGACGCCCTTTTTCTAACCAGATACCGTCTTCGTTTTCCTCTCCCAACACTTCGACACCTCGCTCAAAAATAccgtcttcctcccaacctcttcctttacCCATATGTAACCTGCATACACTTTGTACACCTACAGAGATGGAACGGACTTTTTTCCGTTCTTTCATCATTACCTCGAGGGCCCCCGAGAGAACTGTATCGTCACTTGGCGGCTCATGTTCAGAGGACCCAGCTTCTAACGGGTGCAAGTCCAAAGGTCGAGGCGGTTTTACTAGACATGTAGCCCTATACAAGGTGACTCAGTCACAATACTTGTTGTTCATCATTAAAAAAGCAACCGACCAGGCAGGGACATGGATCTTTAATGTTCCAACGTTACTCCTCGGTTGTGGACTTGAGCTCCTTAAGTAGATAGGTGGAGGAATCCTTGGCCGCTCGTCCAGTACCATAGGGTTCAGAGACGGTGAACGATCTAGGGAGGAACGAGCATAGGAAGGTGGTGGTCGGGGGGAAACACCACGCTCgcgagaagatgaggaggatgagttgCTTCTCATGGCCAAATCAGATGTCCTTGGGAACAAGGCGGGCCAGCAGTGACGACGACTCCGTTGTCTCCGACGGAGCGCACTGCTATATGACTGTAACGGAAGAGTCTACGTGTTTACGGTCTTTGAATATGATTCGAGTTAAAGTCGTACAAATACAGTGGTATAACAGGTTCATGCAGAAATATTTTGAAGCAATAGCCGGTCATCATCTATTAAAAGTACGAATGTGTACGGAAAAGGTCGAGTCAATATTCAAAGCCAAAAGCAGCTCTCGCGACACAGCCTGGAAATTATTATGAATTGAACCGAAAGACATCATCTTCGGGACTGGAAGTCGGATTAAGGAGCGATGAGGGAATTAATCAGGAACTGAAAGACAAAAATCTCCGGCTGTAAGTATATCGGTAATTAAGTTTTGTAATGTCAAATGGACAAGATGTCGCAGGTCGTAGGAAAATGTCACAGGTCGTAGGCCTTTGTCATGGGTGTGCAGCAgcaagaacaagaggaaGCTGAGAAAGGAGACGGTGGCAGTCGAGCCGTGGTTTTTGTGAACCGGTTGTCAAGTTTTGTGGTTTTTTGGTCTTGATCTGCGGACCTGAAACCCGTAATCCCACTCTGTAATCTGCAATTGTCGGCAAATAGGTTGATCTTCGGTCTGGTCTCTGGCGGTCGGGAGTTGGGAGTACGGCGGAGGACTCTTGTTGCTGGAAGCTCACGTCACAATAGAACAAATACAAAGCATGCGCCGTAGCACTATAGATATGTGATAATTGATGATCAGCATGCAGCTGTGGCCGGCTACTACCGTGCAAAGCGATGATCCACCCCCCAACAGCTCCTTTGTTAAAGCCCAATGACAGTCGCGAGGTGACTTGAAAGAAGCCGAGGACGGCATGGCGAGCAGCAAGGACGGCAAAAGGAGGCTTTATTAAAGTTTTAGCGTTTGCCTGACGACCTTCAGGAAAGGTGCGGAGGGGGACCGCTCGGCAGCTCTGCACGGTAATAGGGACATAATAGGGTATGCGGCAGCGATGGTCATAATGGATTAGGTGACGAAATTGAACAGAACCGAAGCGAAGATGTGGGGACGGATAAAAGATATAGATATGGAAGTGAACTTGTACGCCATTCGACGGCTTAAGCAAATCGATTTATAAACCTGGGAGCGGAAGATTCGCGAAGTCCTTCGTTGATGAAGCTCGGTCCTCCGCTTATCGATAATTCCACATTCAATCACCGTTCAGTGCCGCCTTTTATTTATCGTCCTCGACAGCGCCTGGATTTCTCCAGATTTTTCCGTAGCTCATGTTAATTGCATGCAAACATAGCTGACATGTTGTTGGCATCCTCGTGCAGCTCATCGATGTTTCACATTTCTTGCCGCTTGCTGAAAATTTCAAGCATCTGTGCTTGTGAGCGATGAGAGTGAGTCGGCGGAGCATGTTATTTCCGTTCGGAGCTCGACCGAAGTAACAAGAGGGTACATAAATTAAATAgataaataaaaataagAAGGGCCGGACTTATGTTTTTGTAAGGGGGGGCCGCCCATTGTCAACAAGCATTTTAAGGAGCAGGCAGTAGCTGACTGGTCTGGAAATAAGAGCCCGCAAGTCTTCTTTGGCCGTTTCCAAAAGTCGCCGCGCCCAAACCATTAGCAGTTACTCCCAGCCTTATACTCATGCATTGCTACATCTCTCTGCCCTTTACTCTCTCCTCGACGTTCCGGAGAAGTGACAGAGATGAGCAACACATCCGACCCTGCCTCTTCACGGCCCATATCACTTTCTTCGCTGGGAAGCGGCTCCTCAATACGACCACCTCCGGCCTATGCTTATTCACACCTAGATCGCTCACCGGCCCGTAATCCAATGGCCTTGGATAACAGACCACGAGTACCACCTCCCATTAATTTGCGGAGTGCGAGCCCTCAGCCTAGAAGTTCGACAGGGGAACTAAAAATTCATGTGCATGCATGGTAAATTTGGCTGAACCTCTCGCTCTTGTCTTGGCCAATGTCACTGACAAATGCGCAAGGGCTACATTTCTCGTCCGCCCTCCTCGGCCGCTGGACTTGCTCCCTGTAGAATCAGGTGGAGCCGAATGCGAACATGCAAACGAAGATACCGTCCTTTCTGGAGCTCTCGAAGTGATCATGAAGGAGCGCAAAAAGGTTCAAGCCATCTCGGTTGGCGTGCAGAGCGTATGTAGGCTAAATatggggaagaaaagaggttgggaagatgacggTATTTTTGAAAGAGGTGTAGAAGTACTGGCaggaagggatgaagatggtatTTGGCTTGAAAAGGGAAGTCAATCGTACGTGTAACTCGGAGAATGGTCGTGGAGCATCGGCTGATGTGCAATAAAGCTTTCAATTTTCAATTCTCCTTCCAGCAACCTTGGCGACAAGTGACTGGCACTCTTTCGGGCGTGTACCCTACATGATAACTGCCCGCGTCCAAGGCACTCCATACACctcattctcctccatcttcaaagcTATCACACCAGCTTTTGAACATACCTATGCGGCCGATTTTGAACGAGTCATGGCCCGCTCCGAGAAAACGGCAGCTGAACGATCTGGGAGATCTTCATCGCGCGGCATTTCCATACCAAGAAACTCTGGAAGCAAAAGCAGAGACAACATTGCCGCTATGGCAAATGATTCCTTGGACGAGGATTACGATGTTGATGATTCCGGGTCTCCTGGGCAAGGGTTGTATACTCGTCGACACTCACATCTTCCCATCGACGAGAGTTCGCACGGCAGTCTTAAGTGGGATAAAACCGGAAGCGATGGGAGTAATAAAATCGATAAGGCGGATTGGATGAAGGGTGATCTTGTCGCTTCCCCAGAATTGCTGGTGCATGCAGTGTCTCCAGTCACTGGAGGTGTGACGTCCTTGGATTTGCGTAAAGAGGGTTTTGTAGACGGTTTAGGTAGCTGGACGCTCTCTGCCAGTGCGGATGTGGTACAttttcttcccatcttcgtGGTTCTTTATTCTCTCGCTGACTTGTGCAaattccttcctcctgtCTGGTTCAATAGTTCTCTATTGCATccgtcatccttctctcaatTAACATCCCCGCGCCCTCTGTATCCACCACAATCTTCCTCGTTCGCCTCCTGCTCTCTCAATCATACACCATCACCTCCCCACGTACGCCTGACGAGCCGCCGCATTCACCTGAAGATCCCAAGCAATACGTCGCCTACCAAATCGGGTTTGCGCATCCGAAAGGTGGGAATCACCCCGGATCAGAGTATGAAGCCCTTTGGAGAGGACATGAAGCTGGTGGGGAAGGTGGGCTTCCGGGTGAGGACCAAGGGTGGAAAGTAAGGGCTGTGGCGAGGATGCCAAATCATGATATAAGTTCGGCCGTCGACCCATAGCGGGTAGGTGACTTTCGGTCATGTGCCTATATCTTTGCTGACAGAATGGATTTCTAAAGTACAATAAGCCCTTTGCGGGTATCGCACCAAATGATCCTCCAGGTCTATTATTCGGTGCATGGGGAGTCTGCAAAAGGGCAAAAGATTGATGGCCCAGGTCAACTTCGTATGATGAGTGTCACTGTACCTACCCATCTGCCAAGCGTGAGTCAATAATCTTTCACCTTTGCATGTCTCTGGAAACAAAAGCGTGATTGACATGTACACGGACAGTGTCACTGTTTGTCCGATAATCTACTTTTACCGACCTACGACCCCTGCGTATGCCGCGACAACGAAATCGattccatcatctcctcgcCTCCCAATGTAAAAAATTGGTGCATGTGTGGCAAATCTTTTGCAGAGTTGGGTACAGCGGCAATGAATAGGATGGCTGCGGCTGAACAGAGTGATTTGGAAGAAAGGCAGcgacaagaagaaatgagTCGGCAGTCGGGGACTGCCAGTCATAAAGACTTGCAGTCCCAGCGAGAAGCCATTAATCAGGACGGGAGCATCTAATATACACAAACTCTCAATACCAATCAACTATAGCAGTATTCATCAAGTAATCTTGTCATTGTTTTCCGGGATTTTCGTCGTCATGTTGTCATAGTCATCAATATTGGGTCCCAATTCACATGCATAGATGATATTACATTGGTTTTCATTCCTAAACCCAGACTTAAGCCTGAGTTTGGGCACCTCCTCGGGGCTTAACGACAGGATCCCAAGCTTGGATTTTGGGGGCAGTGGTAGAGTAGGTCTTGAAATGCCCACGGGTACCAGTCATGTTCTCAGTATAAGGCTAAAGAGCATAATCCATCAGTGATCTGTCTTTTGGACAACACTGCTTCGGCTGTTGACCACCACAACAAGCACCCAGGAAGacgaaaaaaagaaactcACAGCCTTCCAAGGGGGAGACAATTGTTTCATAATGACATCGTCTGTAGGGGCATCTTTACGGATGTGATGGATCCAAGAATGCCACTCGGGAGTCACTTGGGAGGCATTAAAATCGTCTTGAGAGTAGTCAATCCATCGATGTCGGCCTGAAAGATGTCTGTTAGCTATTGAATTTTGGCTCCCGGAGGCGAACAGTGGGCTGCAGAGTTGCAGGGAGTATGGGGGAGGCGATCTTTGGGATTTTTATCTCGcgttctctccaagccttcctCCTGATTCCTCGACAAttctccaactcctccGCCGCAATGAGATCCCTAACGAACAtctcaagaaggaaattcCCTCAATGCATTCCCTCAATGCGTCCCATACCGCCAACCCATCAAAACCGCCCGCAATCACAGCATCACACAATTCGAAAACAGATGATACCCACCAGGAAGCTCCTCCTTGGGGTCCAATTGCTCAAAGTATCGGTTGCCGAATTGGTCAGTGCCGACGAGCCTTCCATACTTGGCATCACCAATGTAGCTATACACATCTGTCAGCTTGACCAGCCAAGTAATAGAAATATGTGCGAGATAGGTCCCACATGCCAAACACCCGGttcaatctcctcctgGCAAGCAGCACAAAGGCAAAAATGAAAACTCACGTCAATTGCCTGAACCACTCCTTAAACCCAACGAGCCTGAAATGTCTGATTGTTCGTGCTAAGGAGACCATGTTGAAGGAGTGCTTTGGTGATAgttgaagagagaagagattgtGCGAATTGGCGAATTGCCTTGATTGGGCTTTCGTCGGTCTTGCGCTTCTCGAGCAAGGAATGAGCGGGATCAAATTTCAGCCAATCCGAGTGTGGCGATTCCCGACACTTTTTACTCCTACAACAGTAGAAGAGTGGATAATCGGCGATTTTTCTCATGCATGTGTATCATTAAAGCACAGTTAACTCGTTCTCGACGTCAGAGCCCAGCCGTACACTTATGAATCCAAGCAATAAAATACTAGAAACAAGAGCAAAAGATAAAGGCAAAACCTGCAAAAGGAGACTGGATATGAAGCAGGTTTAAAAAGTTGATAGTCTACAGTTGGGGGTTGAATAActgtcttccttctgctcGTCCGCGTCATTCATATAGTCCTCATTACTAACCCACCCTCTTTGAAAAAATTACTTCTCGGCTTTCTACTCGCGGGGACCGACTCTACAGGCATCATCACCAGGTAAGACTTGCGCGCGTGTTGGGTATCGTGCGGGAAAAAAGATAGGAGTTTGATGAGATTCTAGGGAAGGGTTTAGGCTTTAGGAGGTACGGGATGGTCAACTGGTTGACCGACAGGAGGACCTGGTGCGGTGGGTACTGCAGCTTTGATTCTCATGTCAGTTTTTATACATCTAAAGGGGTTGGTTTGCCTATAAAACTTACGAGGCTCTGTAGAGGTACTTCTTGTAGATTCGGCTACACTAGTGTTGGAAGAACTAACATCAGCGCCAGCGACACCGGCAGCTCCAGCAGCTCCGCCAGCAACAGCTCCACCCGCAGCGACGGGAGTAGCTTCACCCGCGGCGACAGGGGCAGCTCCAGACTCCGTGGATTGGGAACCTCGAGGAGTCGTCTTGACACTCTCGTAGTCCAAGGGATTCTTGTCGCCAAAGATCCATTTACGAACtacatcctccatctcattTCGGTCCTTGGGCAAACTATCAAGGTGACATTTAGCTTATCGActtggaaaagatggacAGGAACGCGTCGGCTCACTTGTCAACGTCCAACTTGGGCATCCACTTGTCCCCGGCAACGTGCTTGAAAAATCTTTGCTCGTGAGCGGGTTCGCCTGCGGATTCTCGCTTCTTGGCAAGCTCTCGCTGGCGGTCTTCTACAGCGGACTTGGCGGCGGTTGCACCGTGCATGTCGGCAGCTCGGATAGCATCAGTGAGCTTAGTCCACAACCTAAGCAAGGACGGAAATCAGCCGCAGGCCTTCTCTtgcagaaaaaaaagggaaggaaaacaCACCTCCTAGACTCATACTCCTCCTGCTCAGATTCGGGCAAAACCTTCTTTGGCGCAACACGTGAAGTAGAAGGGTCGAAAAGaacctttttctccttggTGTCCTTGTCTTTGAACTCAATAGCAGATGACCAGTGGCCACTAATCTCCCCAATGTCCGACCTGCCCGGACCAACGACCTTGCCAGAAATTACGTTGTAACCACCCGATATCCATCCCTAAGAATCCAGCGGATTAGCCAAACTGGTAGATCAGGCGAGGACGTCCTTACCTTTGCCTTGAAGTCGACATCACAGTGGAAGTCATTCTTGGCATTGGCAATGCTAGACACGTCACAGAGCTCCAAAAGCATCTTGCCGAAGAGAATACCTCGTGCGTAGGTGTTGGGCATCTAGGACAAATGTTAGCTCGTGGAGCTACAGCTGATTGAATTGACCACAGCTTACAGTGATGGAATACTCCCCATCCTCGGGTCGGTCCAACAGCCGTATCCGGTCTTCACCCTCCATAATAGTAGCGGCACTGTTACCAAGGAACTTGCTCTGTCACCCGCCCAGTCAGCATCATCTCCTATTAAAGACGGTTAACAGATACAAACTTTTGGCTTAAGCTCTCCGGTTACAAGCAACCCATTCTTAGGACTAATGTAGAAGAATGCAGATACAGGCTACGTTCTTTTTGTTAGATACAAAATTGTGTCTAAGGTGACAATGTACTTACAGGATGGTGTGAGACCTGTTCGGCAATGTAGAATCCTTCCGATCCATCAGGGTAAACGTAGGTGCA includes:
- a CDS encoding hypothetical protein (Match to ESTs gb|CF192251.1|CF192251, gb|CF192250.1|CF192250; HMMPfam hit to Complex1_17_2kD, NADH:ubiquinone oxidoreductase 17.2 kD subunit, score: 103.1, E(): 6.6e-28) translates to MVSLARTIRHFRLVGFKEWFRQLTYIGDAKYGRLVGTDQFGNRYFEQLDPKEELPGRHRWIDYSQDDFNASQVTPEWHSWIHHIRKDAPTDDVIMKQLSPPWKAPYTENMTGTRGHFKTYSTTAPKIQAWDPVVKPRGGAQTQA
- a CDS encoding hypothetical protein (HMMPfam hit to Oxysterol_BP, Oxysterol-binding protein, score: 307.5, E(): 2e-89) — translated: MGLLSQRMDSLSIRGKTSRRSSVASPAGTPARDSGETQIDDGDPNDTSTLDQEEGNILLSIISQLRPGMDLSKIALPTFVLEPRSLLERITDFFSHPELIFGAGNDPDAKQRYIRVMTFYLSGWHIKPKGVKKPYNPVLGEFFRCTYVYPDGSEGFYIAEQVSHHPPVSAFFYISPKNGLLVTGELKPKSKFLGNSAATIMEGEDRIRLLDRPEDGEYSITMPNTYARGILFGKMLLELCDVSSIANAKNDFHCDVDFKAKGWISGGYNVISGKVVGPGRSDIGEISGHWSSAIEFKDKDTKEKKVLFDPSTSRVAPKKVLPESEQEEYESRRLWTKLTDAIRAADMHGATAAKSAVEDRQRELAKKRESAGEPAHEQRFFKHVAGDKWMPKLDVDNLPKDRNEMEDVVRKWIFGDKNPLDYESVKTTPRGSQSTESGAAPVAAGEATPVAAGGAVAGGAAGAAGVAGADVSSSNTSVAESTRSTSTEPPAVPTAPGPPVGQPVDHPVPPKA